In one Mucilaginibacter ginsenosidivorax genomic region, the following are encoded:
- a CDS encoding cell division ATP-binding protein FtsE, whose translation MIGNSIIKLNGVDIFQQAHLVLSNVNLHVDKGDFVWLIGSTGSGKSSLLKVIYGDLGIKAGTGHACGYELSKLSGRDVPYLRRKLGIVFQDFQLLTDRSIEQNLLFVMRATGWKDKKLIAERTLDVLEKVGLRSKLKKMPHELSGGEQQRVVIARALLNNPEIILADEPTGNLDPETSEEIVLLLKQISQSGTAVLIATHDYHIIRTFPSRIIKCENGKVLEDAEI comes from the coding sequence ATGATTGGGAACTCTATTATAAAGCTAAATGGTGTTGATATTTTTCAGCAGGCGCACCTGGTACTGTCAAACGTAAACCTGCATGTTGATAAAGGCGATTTTGTATGGCTGATAGGCTCTACCGGATCGGGCAAAAGCAGCCTGCTTAAAGTTATTTATGGCGACCTGGGCATAAAAGCCGGTACAGGCCATGCCTGCGGGTATGAGTTAAGCAAATTATCGGGTCGTGATGTACCATATTTACGCCGTAAGCTGGGGATAGTTTTCCAGGATTTTCAATTACTGACAGATCGCTCGATAGAGCAAAACCTGCTTTTTGTGATGCGCGCCACGGGCTGGAAAGATAAAAAGCTAATAGCCGAACGCACCCTTGACGTACTGGAAAAAGTTGGCCTGCGTTCCAAGCTTAAAAAAATGCCGCATGAGCTATCCGGCGGCGAGCAGCAACGCGTGGTAATTGCCCGTGCCCTGCTTAACAACCCCGAAATTATCCTGGCCGACGAACCAACCGGTAACCTTGACCCGGAAACATCTGAAGAGATTGTACTTTTGCTAAAACAGATCAGCCAATCTGGGACCGCAGTACTAATTGCCACTCACGATTATCATATCATCCGTACTTTCCCATCGCGCATTATCAAGTGCGAGAATGGCAAAGTTTTGGAAGATGCGGAGATATAA
- a CDS encoding fructose-6-phosphate aldolase, producing MYIIKVKGVAKIPDYVQLRDDKFTLLAYFRVDRPDKSLDKVGLADKSEYIMNIIKDLPFGQILKLEL from the coding sequence ATGTATATTATAAAAGTTAAAGGCGTTGCCAAAATACCCGATTATGTGCAGCTGCGGGATGATAAGTTTACGCTGCTGGCTTATTTCAGGGTAGATAGGCCCGATAAGTCGTTGGATAAGGTGGGGCTGGCGGATAAGTCGGAATATATTATGAATATTATTAAGGATTTACCTTTCGGGCAGATCTTGAAATTAGAGCTATAA
- a CDS encoding acyl-CoA reductase translates to MSKFNIKNSINSFSTLGKQLITPDAQLMAIIEDERYHNAWFTPESVLQAVTAIGKMLKEEDLQTWLSKYNLDNDAPGKKVGLILAGNIPLVGFHDVLCVLASGNHALIKSSSQDARLIKTVLERLVAIDDSFTNQYSFIERLADFDAVIATGSNNSSRYFDYYFGKVPNIIRKNRNSIALLTGDETAEQLFKLGHDIFDYYGLGCRNVSKLLVPKDYNFNFFFESIEDHKAIIHHHKYNNNYDYNKSIYLVNSDKHLDNGFLMVKEDDRLASPLAVLYFSYYDNLAQAQELFQKQSDNIQCIVTNAPINVASQVVSFGQSQHPELWDYADGIDTMEFLSNL, encoded by the coding sequence ATGTCAAAATTTAACATAAAAAATTCCATAAATTCATTTTCGACCTTAGGAAAGCAGCTAATTACGCCCGATGCCCAGTTGATGGCCATCATTGAAGACGAACGCTACCATAATGCCTGGTTTACACCCGAGAGTGTATTACAGGCCGTAACGGCCATTGGCAAAATGCTAAAAGAGGAGGATTTGCAAACCTGGCTCTCGAAATATAACCTTGATAATGACGCCCCGGGCAAAAAAGTAGGCCTCATTTTGGCGGGAAATATCCCGCTGGTTGGTTTTCATGATGTTTTGTGCGTATTGGCATCCGGCAATCACGCACTAATCAAATCATCGTCACAAGACGCGCGGCTGATAAAAACTGTTTTAGAACGGTTGGTGGCCATTGACGACAGCTTTACCAACCAATATAGCTTTATAGAGCGTTTGGCCGATTTTGACGCCGTTATAGCTACCGGAAGCAATAATAGCTCGCGTTATTTTGACTACTACTTTGGTAAAGTGCCCAACATCATCCGCAAAAATAGGAATAGCATTGCCCTGCTAACCGGCGATGAAACTGCTGAGCAACTGTTTAAGCTTGGCCATGACATTTTTGATTATTATGGCCTGGGTTGCCGCAATGTGAGCAAGCTGCTGGTACCAAAAGATTATAATTTCAATTTCTTTTTTGAATCGATTGAAGATCATAAGGCCATCATCCATCATCATAAGTACAACAATAATTATGACTACAACAAATCCATCTACCTGGTAAACAGCGACAAGCACCTGGATAACGGCTTTTTAATGGTAAAGGAAGATGACCGGCTGGCATCGCCACTTGCTGTACTGTATTTTAGCTATTATGATAACCTCGCCCAGGCACAGGAATTATTTCAAAAACAAAGCGACAATATCCAATGTATTGTTACCAATGCCCCCATCAATGTAGCCAGCCAGGTAGTAAGCTTCGGCCAAAGCCAGCACCCCGAGTTGTGGGATTATGCCGATGGGATTGATACAATGGAATTTTTGTCAAATCTTTAA
- a CDS encoding 4Fe-4S dicluster domain-containing protein yields MAIKITDECINCGACEPECPNNAIYDAGAAWRFSDGTGLKGIIDFGDGNTLNAEETQAALSDEIYYIVPDKCTECVGFHDEPQCAAVCPVDCCVDDEDIRETQEELLAKKDWLHMNE; encoded by the coding sequence ATGGCGATTAAAATCACCGATGAATGCATAAACTGCGGAGCCTGCGAGCCGGAATGCCCCAATAATGCAATTTATGATGCAGGTGCGGCATGGCGTTTTAGCGATGGTACCGGCCTTAAAGGAATTATTGATTTTGGAGATGGCAATACTTTAAATGCCGAGGAAACTCAGGCTGCCTTATCCGACGAGATATATTATATAGTGCCTGATAAGTGTACCGAGTGTGTTGGTTTTCACGACGAGCCGCAATGTGCTGCCGTTTGCCCGGTTGATTGCTGTGTAGATGATGAGGATATCCGCGAGACACAGGAAGAGTTGTTGGCCAAAAAAGATTGGCTGCATATGAATGAGTAA
- a CDS encoding C40 family peptidase produces MEYGICNLAVIPLRALPDDRSEQVSQVLFGETFEIKEWAERWVKIVTTTDNYTGWIGRLQFAMLGHIAYKTQQSNPPVLTYRPVTQAWKIIDNSVIYLPAGSSLAGLKGTTCKIGNDKFEIIGEIGEKEDIATTAKSFLNAPYLWGGRTHFGIDCSGFTQVVFALNKIKLRRDASQQAEEGKEVANLQAGRLGDLAFFNNAEGRITHVGILLNNEYIIHASGKVKIDLIDNDGIYSAELKRHTHKLHSIRRFM; encoded by the coding sequence ATGGAATATGGTATTTGTAACCTTGCAGTAATTCCACTTCGCGCTTTGCCTGATGACAGGAGCGAACAGGTATCGCAGGTGTTATTTGGCGAAACATTTGAAATTAAGGAGTGGGCCGAACGCTGGGTTAAAATTGTTACAACAACCGATAATTATACAGGCTGGATAGGCAGGTTACAGTTTGCCATGCTGGGTCATATAGCGTATAAAACCCAACAAAGCAACCCTCCGGTTTTAACGTACAGACCGGTAACCCAGGCCTGGAAAATTATTGACAACTCGGTAATTTATTTACCTGCCGGCAGCTCGCTTGCCGGTTTAAAGGGGACAACCTGTAAAATAGGAAATGATAAATTTGAGATTATTGGCGAAATAGGCGAAAAAGAAGATATAGCAACTACAGCTAAATCGTTTTTAAATGCACCCTATTTGTGGGGAGGACGTACCCATTTTGGCATCGATTGTTCGGGCTTTACGCAGGTAGTATTTGCCTTAAACAAAATAAAACTCAGGCGCGATGCAAGCCAACAGGCCGAAGAAGGGAAAGAAGTAGCCAATCTGCAGGCAGGCCGCCTTGGGGATCTTGCCTTTTTTAATAATGCGGAAGGGCGTATTACCCACGTGGGCATCCTGCTAAACAACGAATATATTATCCATGCATCCGGCAAAGTAAAGATAGACCTTATTGATAACGATGGCATCTACTCGGCCGAATTGAAACGTCATACCCATAAATTGCATAGCATCAGGAGGTTTATGTAA
- a CDS encoding WD40 repeat domain-containing protein — MTAEKIAELTGHGNPIFTLELSQKPGILFTGGNDKGLVEWSLKTNAFIKVMFPVNASIYAIHCPAGYPLMFAGLRSGQVLVFDFIQQKVIKSLNHHLKPVFDIKSVSSKKELLIAAEDGTVSVWSIDTLDMVHTIKVSADTVRCITVSPDEKQVAFGCRDNTVKIYDLEDYTLLKALHGHTMSVFALAYSIDGAYLVSGGRDAQVKIWDTTSYQLVKNIPAHLFAVNHILFHPTQPYFATASMDKSIKIWGADDFKLYKIISREKGYPSHPLSINKLAWNGDQLLSVSDDKNIFIWDIKFQD, encoded by the coding sequence ATGACCGCAGAAAAAATAGCCGAACTTACCGGGCATGGCAACCCCATTTTCACGTTGGAGTTATCACAAAAACCAGGAATATTATTTACCGGCGGTAATGATAAAGGATTGGTGGAGTGGAGCCTGAAAACAAATGCCTTCATTAAAGTAATGTTCCCTGTTAATGCGTCAATTTATGCCATCCATTGCCCTGCGGGCTACCCGTTAATGTTTGCAGGCTTGCGCAGCGGCCAGGTGCTGGTTTTTGATTTTATACAGCAAAAGGTCATTAAATCGCTCAATCATCATCTTAAGCCGGTGTTTGATATCAAGTCTGTGAGTAGTAAAAAAGAGTTGCTGATAGCCGCTGAGGATGGCACTGTGTCTGTTTGGAGCATTGATACATTGGATATGGTGCATACCATTAAAGTATCGGCAGATACGGTTCGTTGCATCACGGTTTCACCGGATGAAAAGCAGGTGGCCTTTGGCTGCAGGGATAATACTGTTAAAATTTACGATTTAGAGGATTACACCTTACTGAAGGCACTGCATGGGCATACCATGTCTGTTTTTGCATTAGCATATAGTATTGATGGTGCTTACCTGGTATCGGGCGGCCGAGACGCGCAGGTAAAAATATGGGATACAACATCGTATCAGTTGGTTAAAAACATTCCGGCACATTTGTTTGCCGTTAACCATATCCTCTTCCACCCTACCCAGCCTTATTTTGCTACAGCCAGCATGGATAAAAGCATTAAAATATGGGGAGCCGATGATTTTAAACTCTACAAGATCATCAGTCGCGAAAAAGGTTATCCCAGCCATCCGCTGTCAATAAATAAACTGGCATGGAACGGCGATCAGCTGCTATCTGTAAGCGATGATAAAAATATTTTTATTTGGGATATAAAATTTCAAGATTAA
- the bla gene encoding class A beta-lactamase, subclass A2 codes for MLRWVVFYILLFCFLFIGNANAQQDGLKAKIDEIAKDAKGTVGVSVLNLETGDTLNYNGYLHQPMQSVMKFPIAITVLHEIDEGKFTLDQQLRLDKSDLFKTYSPLQDKYPAANVNVSIRELLSYMVSLSDNVACDKLLKILGGTDVVDTYIHHIGIKNFSIKASEYQMAQAWDVQFSDWVMASELTHLLNVAFKPNFLSTASHAYLWKIMQETSTGPNQIKGLLPVGTIVYHKTGRSGTNEKGISAATNDTGIITLPNGNHLAIAILVTNSPVDLKTRESVIARIAKAAYDEAAK; via the coding sequence ATGTTGAGGTGGGTTGTTTTTTATATTTTGCTGTTTTGCTTCTTATTTATTGGCAATGCCAATGCCCAACAAGATGGGCTAAAGGCCAAGATTGACGAAATTGCGAAGGATGCAAAGGGTACTGTCGGGGTTTCGGTATTAAACCTTGAAACGGGTGATACTTTAAACTATAATGGCTACCTGCACCAGCCAATGCAGAGTGTGATGAAATTCCCGATTGCCATTACGGTTTTGCATGAGATTGACGAAGGAAAATTCACATTAGATCAGCAGCTTCGCCTGGATAAAAGCGATCTGTTTAAGACATATAGTCCGCTGCAGGATAAATATCCGGCTGCAAACGTAAATGTTTCGATAAGGGAGTTGCTAAGCTACATGGTGTCGTTAAGTGACAATGTTGCCTGCGATAAGCTGTTAAAAATTTTAGGCGGAACGGATGTTGTAGATACCTATATCCACCATATCGGCATCAAAAACTTCTCGATAAAAGCCTCCGAATATCAAATGGCGCAAGCCTGGGATGTGCAGTTTTCCGATTGGGTAATGGCTTCCGAGCTTACTCATTTATTGAACGTAGCCTTTAAACCCAATTTCCTTTCGACGGCCAGCCATGCGTATTTATGGAAAATTATGCAGGAAACATCAACCGGCCCCAACCAGATTAAAGGCTTGTTGCCCGTTGGTACAATAGTATACCATAAAACCGGCCGCTCGGGCACCAACGAAAAAGGAATTTCGGCTGCTACCAACGATACCGGCATTATTACGCTGCCCAACGGCAATCACCTGGCTATTGCCATTTTGGTTACCAATTCGCCCGTTGATTTGAAAACCCGGGAATCGGTTATTGCCCGCATAGCAAAGGCCGCCTATGACGAAGCCGCGAAATAG
- the hisIE gene encoding bifunctional phosphoribosyl-AMP cyclohydrolase/phosphoribosyl-ATP diphosphatase HisIE, whose amino-acid sequence MNIDFNKTDGLVPVIIQDEQTLEVLMLGYMNQEAYDKTVQENIVTFFSRSKNRLWTKGETSSNFLHVKNISIDCDNDTLLIKVKPDGPTCHTGSRSCFKTEYNQNFILELENIIADRYENPVEGSYVNKLRNKGLNKIAQKVGEEGVETVIAALAEAETDLINESSDLVFHLLVLLREKGLTLGTIAKNLENRHK is encoded by the coding sequence ATGAATATAGATTTTAACAAAACAGACGGTTTAGTGCCGGTTATTATACAGGATGAGCAAACTTTAGAGGTGCTGATGCTGGGTTATATGAACCAGGAGGCTTACGATAAAACCGTACAGGAAAATATAGTTACATTTTTCTCCCGCTCAAAAAACCGCTTATGGACCAAGGGTGAAACCAGCAGCAACTTTTTGCATGTAAAAAACATCAGCATTGATTGCGATAACGATACCCTGCTGATTAAAGTTAAACCAGACGGCCCTACCTGCCATACCGGCTCGCGTAGTTGTTTTAAAACGGAATATAACCAAAACTTTATTTTGGAGCTGGAAAATATTATTGCCGATAGATACGAAAATCCGGTAGAAGGATCATACGTAAACAAGCTGCGGAATAAAGGGCTCAACAAGATAGCCCAAAAAGTTGGCGAAGAAGGCGTTGAAACCGTTATAGCAGCCCTTGCCGAAGCAGAAACCGACTTGATTAATGAATCGTCTGACCTGGTTTTTCACTTGTTGGTTTTGCTTCGCGAAAAGGGATTAACGTTGGGAACGATAGCTAAGAACCTGGAAAACAGGCATAAATAG
- the hisF gene encoding imidazole glycerol phosphate synthase subunit HisF, with product MLSKRIIPCLDVKDGRTVKGVNFVDLRDAGDPVELAWNYSRQGADELVFLDITATVERRKTMVELVKAVARQINIPFTIGGGINEIADADALLNAGADKISINSAAVRNPALIDELAKAFGVQFVVIAVDTRSIGDKNIVHLNGGRLPTERETLEWIMEAESRGAGEILLTSMDHDGTKAGFDNKLLKIVNDAVHIPVIASGGAGSVQHFVDVFEKTNIDAALAASVFHYGEILIPDLKAILKSSNIEVRI from the coding sequence ATGTTAAGTAAAAGAATTATCCCCTGTCTTGATGTTAAAGACGGCCGCACCGTAAAAGGTGTAAACTTTGTTGACCTGCGCGACGCGGGCGACCCGGTTGAGCTGGCCTGGAACTACTCGAGGCAGGGAGCCGACGAACTGGTATTCCTGGATATTACCGCAACTGTTGAGCGCCGCAAAACTATGGTAGAACTGGTGAAGGCTGTAGCCAGGCAAATAAATATCCCTTTCACTATTGGTGGTGGTATTAACGAAATTGCCGACGCTGATGCGCTTTTAAACGCCGGTGCAGATAAGATCTCGATCAACTCGGCAGCAGTACGTAACCCGGCTTTAATTGATGAACTGGCTAAAGCCTTCGGCGTTCAGTTTGTGGTTATTGCCGTAGATACCCGCAGTATTGGCGATAAAAACATTGTACACCTGAATGGCGGCAGATTGCCTACGGAACGGGAAACATTGGAATGGATAATGGAAGCCGAAAGCCGTGGTGCCGGCGAAATTTTGCTCACATCAATGGATCATGATGGTACAAAAGCCGGTTTTGATAACAAGCTATTAAAAATTGTTAACGATGCCGTACATATCCCGGTAATAGCTTCGGGCGGGGCAGGCTCGGTGCAGCATTTTGTTGATGTATTTGAAAAAACAAATATTGATGCAGCTTTAGCAGCCTCGGTATTTCACTATGGCGAGATATTGATACCGGATTTAAAAGCGATATTGAAGAGTAGTAATATAGAGGTGAGGATATAG